From the genome of Prosthecobacter fusiformis:
TGAACACTATTCATTTGAATTTATGACACAAGTCAAAAATGACGAAGACGCATTTTTTCTCAGAATGCTTCACCAGGGCTGGAAAAAGCTGCTCCCACGCCAGCGCAGCTCTTCGGTACACGCGCTTCGCTCCCATGATCCGAAATCAGTAGCATATGCTCACTCGGATCCGTCGCTCCAGATCTGGCACTGCCTTTGGCCTAACCATCAATTTAATCATGCCATGAAGGAACTGCGAGACATCCTGGCAGAGTATGCCCGCTGCACCTCTAGCATGGGCTTGGCCACCATCGTCAGCACCACTGGCTCCAGCTACCGCAAGACCGGTGCGCGCATGCTCATCCTGCCAGATGGTCGCACCGTCGGCACGCTCAGCGGCGGATGCATTGAGGAGGAAGTCGCCCAGCGAGCCCTGCATGTGATGGAAACAGGAGAGCCCGCCTTGCTCTCCATTGATACTCGTCGCCGTTTTGGCTGCCATGGCTCGATTGAGATCTTTGTGGAGAAGATAGAGCCTGGAGACGATTTCATGGGTTATCTGTCGGATTGCATTTCCAGCCGTCGCCCGGCCCATGTGAAGGTCATCTTTGAAGCCGGTCATTCCCAGCGCGGTTCGTACCCTGAAGATGAAGTCCACATGGGCATCGGTGGGCATGAGGAACTCATCCTCCCTCCGGTTCGGCTGGTGGTTTGCGGAGACAGCCCCGGAAATGAAGCCTTAATGCACCTGGCGAAGACCCTGGGCTGGGATTGCATCTTGTTGGAGCATCCAGAAGACAGCACTTTGGCGGTGGATGAGCGCACGGCGATTGTCATCAAAAATCATCACTTTGGCCGTGACTTTGTCTCCCTTCGTTGGGCTTTGTCACACTCCGTTGGTTATGTCGGGCTGCTGGGTTCACGCAAGCGCAAGCAGGAGCTGATGAATGCGCTGGTCGCAGAAGGCTGGGAGCCCGAGGATGCCAGTCTGAATCATTTTCACAGCCCAGCCGGACTGGATCTGGGGGCCGAAGAACCTGAGCAGATCGCCCTATCCATCACCGCAGAAATCCTGGCCGTGCTGAGCCGTCATCACGCCGGTTTTCTGCGTGACCGCCAGGGGCCTATCCACCACATCCTATGCACCTCTGCGGCGCTGTGATCCTGGCCGCCGGGGCCTCATCCCGCATGGGTGTGGCCAAGCAGTTGCTGCCTTTTGAGGGACAGCCTCTGATCGTCCACATAGCCCGCATCGCCCTGGTGTCTGAGGTATCATCCGTTGCGATCGTACTGGGGGCGCATGCAGAAGTTTGTGCTATGGCCGTGGCGGACCTACCCGTCCGGGTTGTGAATAATCCACACTGGCAGGAGGGCATGGCTTCATCCATCCGTGCCGGCGTGGATGCACTCGGGAGTGAGGTGGATAGCCTGGTCATCCTGCTTTGTGATCAGCCTCAGATTTCCCCAGCTCTCATCAATGCCCTGATCTCCACAGGCCACCCTCTAGCAGCCTGCCGCTATGGGCAGACCGTGGGTCCGCCGGTGTTCATTTCACGACCTTTCTTTGAGGAATTGCGCGGCTTGCAGGGAGATACTGGGGCGAAGTCTCTTTTGAAAGCTCATGCAGAAAAAGTTGGCTGGGTGGATTTCCCTGCGGGTGCGAATGACCTGGATACGCCTGCTGACTATGCGCGTGTTTGAAGACCGGTGAAGTCCACGCCTTAGCATCTGCCACCCGCAGATTCACAGCCTCTTACGAATTCATGCTGATGAAAACGATTTCTCTTTTAGCACTGTCCGCTCTTTCCCTCATCACCACGGTCTCCTGGTCCCAGGAAAAGACAGAAGTTCTCACAGGCAAGGAAGCCATGGGAGACTGGACCACGGATGCGCCAGGGGTACGCCGCCACCTGCGTGTGGAGGATCTGCCTCCGCCTAACGAAAAGGAGTCCGCAAAGAACCGTCCCAAAGAAGTGAAGCAGCCTGAAGGGGCTTGGCCGAAGGCACCTGCGGGATTCAAAGTCACCCACTTCGCCACGGGCCTCAAAAAGCCGCGTGTCATTGTCACCGCACCCAATGGAGACATCTTTGTCGCCGAAAGCAAATCTGACCAGATCACCATCCTCCGGGATGCGGATGGTGATGGAAAACCAGAGCTGAATGAAGTCTTCGCCGATGGCTTGAAGCAACCCTTTGGCATCGCCTTTTATCCTCCTGGCCCTGAGCCCACGCACATCTATATCGGCAATACCGATGCCGTCGTACGCATGCCCTACCGCAATGGACAGACGAAGGCCGAAGGCAAACCCGATCCCTTGGTTGAGCTATCCGCAGGTGGCCAGCTCACCGGCGGCGGACACTGGACACGCGACATCGTTTTTTCGAAGGATGGCAAGAAGCTCTTCATCGCCATCGGCTCCAAGTCGAATGTGGACTGGACCAAGGAAGAGGAAGACCGTGCGCGAATCTTTGAAACCGGTCCCGAAGGGCAGGACAAGCGTGTTTTTGCCTGGGGCGTTCGCAATCCTGTCGGCCTGGCTATTCATCCTGTCACGGGCGACCTTTGGGCCTCCGTGAATGAGCGCGATGAATTGGGGGACAACCTCGTGCCGGATTATGTGACCCGCATCACCGAGGGCGGTTTCTACGGCTGGCCCTGGTATTACATGGGCGGTCACCAGGACCCTCGTCATCCAGGCGCACGGCCTGAGTTGAAGGATAAAGTGCTCACCCCAGATGTCATTTTACAGGCTCATTCAGCCTCCCTCGATATGACTTTCTATGACGGCAAACAGTTCCCCGAAGAATACCACAACAACGCCTTCGCCTCTGAGCATGGCTCATGGAACCGCACACGCCGCACGGGTTATAAGGTCATCCACATCCCCACAAAAGAAGGCAAGGCCACGGGCGAATATGTGGACTTTCTCACCGGCTTCGTCACTGCTGATGGGGATGTCTGGGGCCGTCCAGTCGGCGTCACCGTTGCCAAGGATGGTGCCCTGCTTGTCAGTGATGACACAGGAGATTGCATCTGGCGCGTCGCCTATGAAGGCGGCTCCGCTCAGTAATCTCCCCGTTTTGTAGTCCCGCCTTTAGGCGGTAAAAGGGGCTGGGCAGACGGCTTTACATCCGCTTTCCACCCAGCCCCTCGCTTAATCTTTAGAATCCCAGTCCAGGCGGCAGGCCCATGCCACCGGTCATCTTGCCCATCTCGGCTGCCTGGGTGTCCTTGACCTTCTTTTGCACCTGCTGCACGGCGGAAAGGAGCAGGTCCTGGAGCATGTCCACATCTTCAGGATCCACCACTTCTTTAGCGATCTTGATGCTCTGGATATCTCCATGGCCATTGGCAGTGACGACGATC
Proteins encoded in this window:
- a CDS encoding PQQ-dependent sugar dehydrogenase: MKTISLLALSALSLITTVSWSQEKTEVLTGKEAMGDWTTDAPGVRRHLRVEDLPPPNEKESAKNRPKEVKQPEGAWPKAPAGFKVTHFATGLKKPRVIVTAPNGDIFVAESKSDQITILRDADGDGKPELNEVFADGLKQPFGIAFYPPGPEPTHIYIGNTDAVVRMPYRNGQTKAEGKPDPLVELSAGGQLTGGGHWTRDIVFSKDGKKLFIAIGSKSNVDWTKEEEDRARIFETGPEGQDKRVFAWGVRNPVGLAIHPVTGDLWASVNERDELGDNLVPDYVTRITEGGFYGWPWYYMGGHQDPRHPGARPELKDKVLTPDVILQAHSASLDMTFYDGKQFPEEYHNNAFASEHGSWNRTRRTGYKVIHIPTKEGKATGEYVDFLTGFVTADGDVWGRPVGVTVAKDGALLVSDDTGDCIWRVAYEGGSAQ
- a CDS encoding XdhC family protein, which encodes MKELRDILAEYARCTSSMGLATIVSTTGSSYRKTGARMLILPDGRTVGTLSGGCIEEEVAQRALHVMETGEPALLSIDTRRRFGCHGSIEIFVEKIEPGDDFMGYLSDCISSRRPAHVKVIFEAGHSQRGSYPEDEVHMGIGGHEELILPPVRLVVCGDSPGNEALMHLAKTLGWDCILLEHPEDSTLAVDERTAIVIKNHHFGRDFVSLRWALSHSVGYVGLLGSRKRKQELMNALVAEGWEPEDASLNHFHSPAGLDLGAEEPEQIALSITAEILAVLSRHHAGFLRDRQGPIHHILCTSAAL
- a CDS encoding YbaB/EbfC family nucleoid-associated protein, producing the protein MNIQKMMKQVQEMQSQMQKSQAALATQSFESTVAGGKIVVTANGHGDIQSIKIAKEVVDPEDVDMLQDLLLSAVQQVQKKVKDTQAAEMGKMTGGMGLPPGLGF
- a CDS encoding nucleotidyltransferase family protein produces the protein MHLCGAVILAAGASSRMGVAKQLLPFEGQPLIVHIARIALVSEVSSVAIVLGAHAEVCAMAVADLPVRVVNNPHWQEGMASSIRAGVDALGSEVDSLVILLCDQPQISPALINALISTGHPLAACRYGQTVGPPVFISRPFFEELRGLQGDTGAKSLLKAHAEKVGWVDFPAGANDLDTPADYARV